One segment of Pseudomonas sp. FP2196 DNA contains the following:
- a CDS encoding heme A synthase: MAKPGFRLALFATLLALIVVLLGAYTRLTHAGLGCPDWPGCYGFISVPKSEAQLAHAELHFPDAPVESHKGWNEMIHRYFAGALGMLISVLAGRAWVNRRHPGQPLKLPLFLLAVVFAQAAFGMWTVTLKLWPQVVTGHLLGGFATLSLLFLLTLRLSGVLPALTVPKRLQYWATAGLLLVIGQIALGGWVSSNYAAVACIDFPTCHGQWLPPADFANGFHLTQHIGPNYLGGQLDSDARTAIHLTHRIGALLVTLVLLGLAWQLKGVGMTRLAGLVMIALGAQITLGISNVIFHLPLPVAVAHNAGGAALLLTLVLVNYHARTSLVRVRQPVLARWRFSPRKHSAAPITIKGETPWRF, encoded by the coding sequence ATGGCCAAACCTGGATTTCGCCTCGCGCTGTTTGCCACCTTGCTGGCACTGATTGTGGTGCTGCTCGGCGCCTACACCCGCCTGACCCACGCCGGCCTCGGTTGCCCGGACTGGCCGGGCTGTTACGGGTTTATCAGCGTGCCGAAAAGCGAAGCCCAACTGGCCCATGCCGAACTGCATTTCCCCGACGCGCCGGTGGAGTCGCACAAGGGCTGGAACGAGATGATCCACCGCTACTTCGCCGGCGCCCTCGGTATGCTCATTTCGGTGTTGGCCGGGCGCGCGTGGGTCAACCGTCGCCATCCCGGGCAACCGTTGAAACTGCCGCTGTTTCTGCTGGCAGTGGTGTTTGCCCAAGCGGCCTTCGGCATGTGGACGGTGACGCTCAAGCTCTGGCCGCAAGTAGTCACCGGGCATTTGCTCGGCGGTTTTGCGACATTGAGTCTGCTGTTTCTGCTGACGTTGAGGCTGTCCGGCGTATTGCCGGCGCTGACCGTGCCCAAGCGTCTGCAATATTGGGCGACAGCAGGCCTGTTGCTGGTGATCGGTCAGATTGCGCTGGGCGGCTGGGTCAGTTCCAACTATGCAGCGGTGGCCTGCATCGATTTCCCCACCTGCCACGGCCAATGGTTGCCGCCCGCCGACTTCGCCAACGGTTTTCATCTGACTCAACACATCGGCCCGAATTATCTGGGCGGACAACTCGACAGCGATGCGCGCACGGCAATTCACCTGACTCATCGCATCGGAGCGTTGCTGGTGACGCTGGTGCTGCTCGGTCTGGCCTGGCAATTGAAAGGGGTCGGCATGACCCGGCTGGCCGGTTTGGTAATGATTGCCCTCGGCGCACAAATCACTCTCGGCATCAGCAACGTGATTTTCCATCTGCCGCTGCCGGTGGCCGTGGCGCACAACGCTGGCGGCGCGGCGCTGTTGCTGACCTTGGTGCTGGTCAACTACCACGCGCGTACCAGCCTGGTCCGGGTCAGACAACCGGTACTCGCACGCTGGCGCTTCAGCCCGCGTAAACATTCCGCCGCGCCCATAACAATAAAAGGAGAAACGCCATGGCGATTCTGA